One genomic window of Candidatus Pseudobacter hemicellulosilyticus includes the following:
- a CDS encoding histidine kinase dimerization/phosphoacceptor domain -containing protein, with protein sequence MFVPVPFLRKLLLVTLCWLTAHMASARDTLSVTPAMPNTALQSWLVGLEDHSRQLTPVQVLAGRDHMAPVHDLLQLEPTNHYWLYIPLRNTTDSAVAPILHFSSLTFVDAWLFVGDSLVLHRAAGAFRPAAELAPGDGRFHLSLPMQAGQQYNLLLKVWHTKHYHPTFDFALQSPLVYQQEHARRERLDAWAQGAMGIFLLYTLLSWLVSRFRPYLWLTFFIAGVALYGLSTGPYMIDWFYPDNPATGWVFNVLYLHLAQLGMYLLVIDFWSLRQFNPRLYRMGLGFATVLPVLSVASFSINYFTGNYNLMNNINLLAFLLPFSFVLLAIRVCWRRLDRAQRFLCYGMLLFVLGALLISGGSFFLREKALDFTPYIGHIATLSIFILFSTGLKEKQRQHELDRNAALAELNRLQHEQNLLLEKKVTERTLDLQQSNGQLRMQWDELGRRNAQIETLINELSHRVKNNLQLLYSLNSLQLPLVQDAAAQHVLRGNIARIRAMMLVNQKLYRPEADTAIPVEESVRELTGHLQQIYDAAHKVSIRQDIQADGVLAPKQLLSLAMILAELLTNSFKYAFGEIGEPVIDIRIRLERDQLQVLYADNGVGLPLDRTNSSSMGLPLVRDLVRQLQGSMEVRNEGGLAYHFRIPM encoded by the coding sequence ATGTTTGTTCCCGTCCCTTTCCTGAGAAAGCTGCTCCTGGTTACCCTTTGCTGGCTGACGGCCCATATGGCCTCTGCCCGTGATACACTTTCTGTGACCCCGGCCATGCCCAATACAGCGTTACAGTCCTGGCTGGTTGGGTTAGAAGACCATAGCCGGCAGCTTACTCCGGTGCAGGTGCTGGCGGGCAGGGATCATATGGCGCCAGTCCATGACCTGTTGCAACTGGAACCTACCAATCATTACTGGCTATATATACCGCTGCGCAATACTACGGACAGCGCGGTAGCCCCCATCCTGCATTTCAGTAGTCTCACTTTTGTAGACGCCTGGTTATTTGTGGGCGATAGCCTGGTCCTTCACCGGGCTGCGGGCGCTTTCCGGCCTGCCGCCGAACTGGCGCCGGGTGATGGCCGCTTTCACCTGTCCCTGCCTATGCAGGCAGGCCAGCAGTATAACCTGCTCCTGAAAGTGTGGCATACCAAACATTATCATCCAACATTCGATTTTGCGTTGCAGTCGCCCCTGGTCTACCAGCAGGAGCATGCCCGGCGGGAGCGGCTGGATGCCTGGGCGCAGGGCGCTATGGGTATCTTCCTGCTGTATACCCTGCTGTCCTGGCTGGTCAGCAGGTTCAGGCCCTACCTATGGCTGACTTTCTTTATTGCGGGTGTGGCGCTGTATGGATTGAGTACTGGTCCGTATATGATCGACTGGTTCTATCCCGATAATCCGGCCACGGGCTGGGTATTCAATGTGCTGTACCTGCACCTGGCACAGCTGGGCATGTACCTGCTGGTGATAGATTTCTGGTCGCTCCGGCAATTCAATCCCCGGCTTTACCGGATGGGGTTAGGTTTTGCCACTGTGTTGCCGGTGCTGTCGGTAGCGAGTTTTTCCATCAACTATTTTACGGGTAACTACAACCTGATGAACAATATCAACCTGCTGGCCTTCCTGCTGCCTTTCAGCTTTGTGCTGCTGGCCATCCGGGTCTGCTGGCGGCGGCTGGACCGGGCGCAGCGTTTCCTCTGTTACGGGATGTTGTTGTTTGTGCTGGGCGCGCTGCTGATCTCCGGCGGTTCATTTTTTCTCCGGGAGAAAGCCCTGGACTTCACGCCCTATATCGGTCATATTGCTACGCTGAGCATTTTTATCCTTTTCTCTACCGGCCTGAAAGAAAAGCAGCGGCAGCATGAACTGGACCGCAATGCGGCACTGGCGGAGCTGAACAGGTTACAGCATGAGCAGAACCTGTTACTGGAAAAAAAGGTAACGGAACGAACCCTGGACCTGCAGCAATCCAACGGGCAGCTGCGGATGCAGTGGGATGAACTGGGCCGTCGCAATGCACAGATAGAGACCCTGATCAATGAGCTGAGCCACCGGGTGAAAAATAATTTACAGCTATTGTATAGCCTGAACAGCCTGCAGCTGCCCCTGGTGCAGGATGCTGCGGCGCAGCATGTGCTGCGCGGCAATATTGCGCGGATCAGGGCCATGATGCTGGTGAACCAGAAATTATACCGGCCGGAGGCTGATACGGCGATCCCGGTGGAGGAATCGGTGCGTGAGCTGACGGGGCATTTGCAGCAGATCTATGATGCGGCCCATAAGGTCAGCATCCGGCAGGACATACAGGCCGATGGCGTGCTGGCGCCCAAGCAGCTGCTGTCGCTGGCCATGATCCTGGCAGAGCTGCTGACCAATAGTTTTAAATATGCTTTTGGGGAGATAGGGGAGCCGGTGATAGATATCCGGATCCGGCTGGAAAGGGATCAGTTGCAGGTGCTGTATGCGGACAATGGGGTGGGTTTGCCATTGGACAGGACTAACAGCTCGTCCATGGGTCTCCCGCTGGTGCGCGACCTGGTCAGGCAGTTACAGGGCAGTATGGAGGTGCGGAACGAGGGCGGGCTGGCGTATCATTTCCGGATACCGATGTAA
- a CDS encoding glycoside hydrolase family 2 TIM barrel-domain containing protein — MFRKLTICCLLLCCVAIYPLSAQVQTLSLHSGWQFREQDDARWYPARVPGEVHLDLLANKLIPDPFYRDNEKKLQWIEKENWEYQTRFDVPANLRSQAQVQLVFDGLDTYAAVYLNDQLILEADNSFRQWRVAVKSLLKPTGNKLFIRFWSAQNKVDSLAKAHLPYVIPDNPRAYVRKAQYHFGWDWGPKFTTCGIWKAVKLEAFQQLPAEKPYQPPVQVELVQKPDQYGESFAFHINGQPVYMKGANYIPSDAFVTRMTRDSYRQMLLMAKEANMNMLRVWGGGIYEDDYFYDLCDSLGIYVWQDFMFAGTMVPGDDAFFANVREEVKYQVKRLRHHKSIVIWCGNNEIEEAFYHWGWQQQYRLRPSDSTTLWNDYVRLFRDSIPAWLKEVDPYRPYVSSSPRFHWSRASSITEGDSHYWGTWWGGEDFEVFEKKTGRFISEYGMQAMPNYSSILAITQPQDRYLFSDVLENHQRAGKGFSKLEGYLKGYMIDSARINKLSVEDYVYLTQCVQYYGFKNMILIHRSFEPRNMGTLLWQLNDCWPVASWSITDYYNRAPKAGWYAVKAAYSDTDRPERDLVRPKDLKLSDPAISCVRKGNTLVLKASSFAKYVYVELPGYSGHFSDNYFDLQPGVEKQISFDPAKLKVPATGFRPKVRSLFDIQQAYR, encoded by the coding sequence ATGTTCAGAAAACTGACCATTTGCTGCTTACTGTTATGCTGTGTTGCCATTTATCCATTGTCAGCGCAGGTACAGACCCTTTCTCTCCATTCCGGATGGCAATTCCGCGAGCAGGACGATGCACGCTGGTACCCGGCCAGGGTGCCCGGTGAAGTGCACCTGGATCTGCTGGCCAATAAACTCATCCCTGACCCCTTTTACCGCGACAACGAGAAAAAACTTCAGTGGATTGAAAAAGAGAACTGGGAATACCAGACCCGCTTTGATGTCCCCGCCAATCTCCGCAGCCAGGCACAGGTACAGCTGGTATTTGATGGTCTGGATACCTATGCCGCTGTTTACCTGAACGACCAGCTGATCCTGGAGGCCGATAACAGCTTTCGCCAGTGGCGCGTAGCGGTGAAATCGCTCCTCAAACCCACCGGTAACAAACTCTTCATCCGCTTCTGGTCTGCCCAGAATAAAGTGGATAGCCTGGCCAAAGCCCACCTGCCTTATGTGATCCCCGATAATCCCCGCGCCTATGTCCGCAAAGCACAATATCATTTTGGCTGGGACTGGGGTCCCAAATTCACTACCTGCGGTATCTGGAAAGCCGTGAAACTGGAAGCTTTTCAGCAACTGCCAGCTGAAAAGCCCTACCAGCCCCCGGTACAGGTGGAGCTGGTGCAGAAACCCGACCAGTACGGTGAATCCTTTGCCTTTCATATTAATGGCCAGCCCGTTTACATGAAGGGCGCCAACTATATTCCCTCCGATGCTTTTGTTACCCGCATGACCCGCGACAGCTACCGCCAGATGCTCCTGATGGCCAAAGAAGCCAATATGAATATGCTGCGCGTATGGGGCGGTGGTATCTACGAGGATGATTATTTCTACGATCTCTGTGATTCCCTTGGCATCTATGTCTGGCAGGACTTCATGTTTGCCGGCACCATGGTGCCTGGTGATGACGCCTTTTTCGCTAACGTGCGCGAAGAAGTGAAATACCAGGTCAAACGACTTCGTCATCATAAAAGCATCGTGATCTGGTGCGGTAACAATGAAATAGAAGAAGCTTTCTACCACTGGGGCTGGCAGCAGCAGTACCGCCTGCGTCCTTCTGACAGCACAACGCTCTGGAATGATTATGTACGGCTGTTCAGGGACAGTATCCCTGCCTGGCTCAAAGAAGTGGATCCCTACAGGCCTTATGTATCCAGCTCGCCCAGGTTCCACTGGAGCCGTGCTTCCAGCATCACCGAGGGCGACAGCCACTACTGGGGTACCTGGTGGGGCGGTGAGGATTTTGAGGTGTTTGAAAAGAAGACCGGTCGCTTCATCAGTGAATACGGTATGCAGGCCATGCCCAATTATTCCAGTATCCTGGCCATTACACAGCCGCAGGACCGCTACCTGTTCTCCGATGTGCTGGAAAACCACCAGCGTGCCGGTAAAGGATTCAGCAAGCTGGAAGGTTACCTGAAAGGCTATATGATTGATTCTGCCAGGATCAATAAATTATCCGTTGAAGATTATGTGTACCTCACCCAATGTGTGCAATACTACGGGTTCAAGAATATGATCCTCATCCACCGCAGCTTTGAGCCCCGGAATATGGGCACCCTGCTATGGCAGCTGAACGACTGCTGGCCGGTTGCCAGCTGGAGTATCACCGACTATTACAACCGCGCGCCCAAAGCGGGCTGGTATGCGGTGAAAGCTGCCTATAGTGACACAGACAGACCCGAAAGGGATTTGGTTCGTCCCAAAGATCTAAAACTGTCCGATCCCGCTATCAGCTGCGTACGGAAAGGCAATACCCTGGTGCTGAAAGCCAGTTCCTTTGCCAAATACGTATATGTAGAGCTGCCGGGATACAGCGGTCATTTTTCAGATAATTATTTCGACCTGCAACCAGGTGTGGAAAAACAGATCAGCTTTGATCCGGCAAAACTGAAGGTCCCGGCAACTGGCTTCAGACCCAAGGTCAGATCGCTGTTTGACATACAGCAGGCTTACCGGTAA
- a CDS encoding GH92 family glycosyl hydrolase yields MFNRLLLTAGAAGLALQALVSCAGAGRTKTTKQPAAWVQPYIGTAGHGHVFLGANVPFGAVQLGPSNIIQTWDKFNGWDWCSGYNYSSREILGFTHTHLSGTGIGDLNDLLVLPANGKLQLNPMAFDKPATGYGSNFSHDSETVKPGYYQVYLDKYQVNARLTATERTGFHQYTFRKTDSAHILVDLGFGMGWDSPVKTEFRQVNDSTFLGYRFSTGWANNQQLYFAIVLDRKVTKLALFNDTVPVNAKEAIGQRVKAALYIDVASNPTVALKVGISPVSAENALLNIQQENPDWDFDKKVAAAEDRWNEELGRIKIDADEKEMTVFYTSLYHSYFSPSLFNDVNKDYRGADRQVHTGADFDNYTVFSLWDTYRAWHPLMTLAQPDRMNGFIKTMLAIYKEQGRLPLWHLHGNETNTMVGNPAIPVIVDAYLKGYRDYDVNLAWEAVKHTAMEQAEGLKYVQKLQFIPADSIKESVAKALEYAIADGAAARFAKELGKTDEYEYFNKRAHLYTQYFDRSVGFMRGRISENKWREPFDPAMALHRNNDYCEGNAWQYLWLVPQDVPGLIALLGNDKAFTDKLDQLFAASSDLHAEASPDISGMIGQYAHGNEPGHHIPYLYPYAGQPWKTAALVRQITDTFYTTQPDGLCGNEDAGQMSAWYVLSALGFYPVDPAAGIYVFGSPLVRSAVISLPGNKSFTVRVVNQSKENKYIQRVERNGNAWDKSFITHHHIMTGGSLTIHMGPKPSPTWGVALEDRPKN; encoded by the coding sequence ATGTTCAACAGACTACTATTAACCGCAGGCGCTGCCGGACTTGCCCTGCAGGCCCTTGTTTCCTGTGCAGGTGCAGGCAGGACCAAAACCACCAAGCAACCTGCCGCCTGGGTACAACCCTATATCGGTACCGCAGGTCATGGACACGTTTTCCTGGGCGCCAATGTACCCTTTGGAGCCGTTCAGCTGGGCCCTTCCAATATTATCCAGACCTGGGACAAATTCAATGGATGGGACTGGTGCAGCGGTTATAACTACAGCAGCCGCGAGATACTGGGTTTTACCCATACGCATCTCAGCGGCACGGGTATCGGCGACCTGAATGACCTGCTGGTACTGCCCGCCAACGGCAAGCTGCAACTGAACCCTATGGCCTTTGATAAACCTGCTACCGGTTACGGTTCCAATTTCAGCCATGACAGCGAAACTGTGAAACCCGGTTACTACCAGGTTTACCTGGACAAGTACCAGGTGAATGCCCGCCTCACCGCTACTGAACGCACCGGTTTTCATCAGTATACTTTCAGAAAAACCGACAGCGCGCATATCCTGGTTGACCTGGGCTTCGGCATGGGCTGGGATTCTCCTGTCAAAACAGAATTCCGCCAGGTGAACGACAGCACTTTCCTGGGTTATCGTTTCTCAACAGGCTGGGCTAACAATCAGCAATTATATTTTGCAATTGTGCTTGACCGTAAGGTGACGAAGTTGGCATTATTCAATGACACTGTTCCCGTCAACGCTAAAGAAGCTATAGGCCAGCGGGTGAAAGCCGCCCTGTATATTGATGTGGCCAGCAACCCTACCGTAGCCCTGAAAGTGGGTATCAGCCCGGTCAGCGCGGAGAACGCCCTGCTGAATATCCAGCAAGAGAACCCCGACTGGGATTTTGATAAAAAAGTGGCCGCTGCTGAAGATCGCTGGAATGAGGAACTGGGAAGAATAAAAATTGATGCGGACGAAAAAGAGATGACTGTTTTCTATACCTCGCTCTACCATAGTTATTTTTCGCCATCGCTGTTCAATGATGTGAACAAGGATTACCGCGGGGCCGACCGCCAGGTGCATACCGGCGCGGACTTCGACAACTATACGGTGTTCTCCCTCTGGGATACTTACCGGGCCTGGCATCCGCTCATGACCCTTGCCCAGCCGGACAGGATGAATGGATTCATCAAAACCATGCTGGCTATTTACAAGGAGCAGGGGCGTTTACCGCTCTGGCACCTGCATGGCAATGAAACCAATACCATGGTGGGCAACCCTGCTATACCGGTCATTGTGGATGCTTACCTGAAAGGTTATCGGGATTATGATGTGAACTTGGCCTGGGAAGCAGTGAAGCATACGGCTATGGAGCAGGCAGAAGGGCTGAAGTATGTACAGAAACTGCAGTTCATTCCGGCCGACAGTATAAAAGAGTCTGTGGCCAAAGCCCTGGAATATGCTATTGCCGATGGCGCGGCAGCAAGATTTGCGAAGGAGCTGGGCAAGACTGACGAGTATGAATATTTCAATAAACGCGCCCATCTCTACACGCAGTATTTTGACCGCAGTGTTGGTTTCATGCGCGGCAGGATCAGTGAAAACAAATGGCGGGAGCCTTTTGATCCGGCCATGGCCCTGCACCGCAACAATGATTACTGTGAAGGCAACGCCTGGCAATATCTATGGCTGGTGCCGCAGGATGTGCCGGGACTGATTGCGCTGCTGGGGAACGACAAAGCCTTTACCGATAAGCTGGACCAGCTGTTTGCGGCTTCTTCCGACCTGCATGCAGAGGCTTCGCCGGATATTTCCGGGATGATTGGCCAGTATGCGCATGGCAATGAGCCGGGGCATCATATTCCCTACCTGTATCCCTATGCCGGTCAGCCCTGGAAAACAGCGGCGTTGGTAAGGCAGATCACGGATACTTTTTATACCACTCAGCCCGATGGTCTTTGTGGCAATGAAGATGCGGGACAGATGTCGGCCTGGTATGTATTATCGGCCCTTGGTTTTTACCCCGTGGATCCTGCAGCGGGCATCTATGTGTTTGGATCGCCGCTGGTGCGTTCTGCGGTGATCAGCCTGCCGGGTAACAAGAGCTTTACCGTCCGGGTAGTGAACCAGTCGAAAGAAAACAAATATATCCAGCGCGTAGAGCGCAATGGCAATGCCTGGGATAAGTCCTTTATCACGCACCACCATATCATGACGGGCGGCAGCCTGACCATTCATATGGGGCCCAAGCCTTCACCCACCTGGGGTGTAGCGCTGGAGGACAGACCTAAAAATTAA